A genomic window from Salvia miltiorrhiza cultivar Shanhuang (shh) chromosome 5, IMPLAD_Smil_shh, whole genome shotgun sequence includes:
- the LOC131026104 gene encoding uncharacterized protein LOC131026104, giving the protein MPCDFTPLILDVVSESKPSPFHEACNPLSPPFAADSIDLTSVVMKKHSSSVSPASPVSRPSLSGVLSPRPSSQETLIEGALFSADADSTDPVPFSDTPVNSSQETLIQGALLSVPVDSTDLVPSSDAPASPVSVKPLSHYLVPPLTEHFYEEALLEGLETEDLYRMVVADTLSPWSDVEFGAEPETEGWTAVQETEPTPVTKPTITSMIMMRTLLPDFFNLPTDETPSVSKI; this is encoded by the coding sequence ATGCCCTGCGATTTCACACCACTCATCCTCGATGTGGTGTCGGAATCGAAGCCTTCTCCATTTCACGAGGCCTGCAACCCCCTTTCGCCACCGTTCGCCGCTGATTCCATCGATCTGACATCCGTCGTGATGAAGAAGCATAGCTCCTCCGTGTCGCCGGCATCTCCGGTGTCTCGGCCCTCTCTGAGCGGAGTTCTATCCCCTCGGCCCTCCTCCCAGGAAACCCTAATCGAAGGGGCTTTGTTCTCGGCTGACGCCGATTCCACAGATCCGGTGCCCTTCTCCGATACTCCGGTTAATTCTTCCCAGGAAACCCTAATCCAAGGGGCTTTGCTCTCTGTGCCCGTGGATTCCACAGATCTGGTGCCCTCCTCCGATGCTCCGGCCTCTCCGGTCTCTGTCAAACCTCTGAGCCATTATCTGGTTCCCCCCTTGACGGAGCACTTTTATGAGGAAGCCCTGCTCGAAGGGCTTGAGACGGAAGATCTCTATAGGATGGTGGTCGCTGATACACTGTCTCCTTGGTCAGACGTGGAATTCGGTGCCGAACCTGAGACGGAAGGGTGGACGGCAGTCCAAGAAACAGAGCCGACGCCGGTTACAAAGCCGACAATCACTTCCATGATTAT